The Brassica oleracea var. oleracea cultivar TO1000 chromosome C7, BOL, whole genome shotgun sequence sequence AAACATAAGAATAAGAAAAGTAGAGGAATAAGATGGGTAAAGGAGACTATGACAATGTAAAGAAAGATAAGAAGAATTTTTTGTTTAATTATATGGGGTTTTATACTTTGACAAAATATTTTAAAGATTGCACATATCTAATAAAATCTTGGTCTATATATATATATATATATATATATATATATATATATATATATATATATATCATCGAATAGCCTACCATTTCCTTACGGAAAATATATTGTAAAGGCTTCCAATGTAATTTTGCATGCTCTTTTGTTACTGTAGCTTTTACAGATTTACTGTTTTAGGTACTTTGTAAATTTCTAACTCTTTTATGAATTTTTGGCTAATTGACTCTTTATAATGATTATGGACTTCAAAATTAAAGCTTTAAAGGCCCATTTTCCTTTAAGGGTTCAAATTAAAATAGTATAATATTTTCGCAGTCCATTTAATTAAATTGATCAAAAAAAAATTACAAAGTTGGTTCGAACAAGCAGCAAAATAAATAAAAAGTTGTGGTTAGGTTATAGGCTTATAGCTTAGAGAAAGAGAAAGCATCTCTTGAAAACAAGCAAATTGTTGATTTATGAGAATCATTATCGATTTTTCCAACGAGATATCTGTCTTGCTGTTTAGCAAACCATGATAACTAATTAACTACACCATGGATATGGAATCGATCGAAGTTCAAAAAGTGCAAACACATGAAATAGATGGTGGCTGACTTAACACCAAAAAACGTGTCTACACCATCAACGAAAAAATTATGACGGAAAAAGATGTTTCCATGAGAATGGAGAAGCTAGTGAAGAAAACTTTGGTTTTTACAGTGTAAAATAATAAAACTATTTTCATTTTAAAAAAAAAACAGTTTTACATCAAAAGCTTCATAATCTGATTTATACACAGTTCAATCTAGTTATTGAGTTTTCGAGAGAACCATGAGATGAGAACACTCTCATACAATTCTTGTTTTCTGTTTCACGGAAAACGCTTAGCCGATTTCGGATTGTCTTGTTGATGATCCATAGAGTGTACTAGTACTTGAAATGCATACTATAAGTAGTAGTAATGTGTGGTCGTCGAAGTCATGACAGACCATGGCCGTATCCATGGCCGTATATGCGTTTTTCATAACTCCTTTGATGAGGTATTTCTTTATCATACTTGAGTAGCTTCGTTAAAAGAAAAGATGGTCTTGTGGTTTCCTAAGCGATTTTGCATAAAAAACAAATAGTGTCGGTATTTTGATCACCTTTTCCATTGTGTCTCCAGTTGAGAGACGATCTTGCATCGCCATCTATGTAATGATCGCGAACTTTGGGGTAGTTTGGAAGAATCATACACTGGTAAACCAATTGCAAGGTTGTAAAAATAATAGTATTACTCCATGAGTTTGCTTTCCAACTTGTTAATTAAAAACCATATTTGAATACAAAATTTAGCAATTATAGAGAATGTTGTAGAATTACAATAACTTGAGGCCAAAAGCTAGAACCAGTGATATATGTGCACATCATGCGGTCTCAGATAACCCATACAACAATTGAAATGGATACATCTCTTATTATCTTATAAGTAAACAATCTCAAATTAAAGTATGTTTGAATCTCTCAATCTTTTTAGGGGAATAATCTTTTATAGGAACCAAAAGTTTTGGACTTTTTGGACAAGGTGGATTGGTGAAGAACATTGCCGGAAATGTCATAGTAGATGAACTTAGTTTGAGAGTGAGTGATGTGAAGAGACATGAAACCTTGCCCGTCGTAATAAAGTTTGAGTTCTTTTGGATCCCATGGCAAAATAACTCCTCTCCAGGCCTTTGATCCTCCTCCACTTGTCAGAAATTGAATCTCACTTCACCGATTTGAAACAATGAATTATTTAGCTTTTGTTTTAATAGTAAACATTTAAACTTAACCAAATGTTTGACCCAAAACTCAATTAAGTTCAAATAAACTGATTTAGTGTTTTTTTTCATACAATAATGTAAACCACCACCTCTTTTTGATTAAAAGAAGATGTAAATAGAGTTTTACCTGTCAGATCCAATGTGTTGCAAGCAATGATCATGTCCGTTTATATACAAGTCCACTTTATTCTCCTTCAATAGTAAATAAAAGACCACAACAAAGTACTAAATAGAGATATAAAAATAATAATAGTAATAATAATAAGAATAATAATAACAATAATAATAATAATAACAATAATAACATGCAATGATCTTTTTTTGAGCGTTAAACAATTTACCTCCAGAATAGGAAGAAGTTGATCGACTAGGTCTTGGGTCACGCCATGTTGACCTGCGGTTTTGATGCCATGATGCCCCACGACAAATTTCCATGTGGCACGCGACTTTTTCATCTCTAAATCTAAATCCTAATGTTTCAATAGCAAATGTTAGAATTACCAGACGATATCAAAATCAAGATGGAGATGTGTGATTATTAATCTTTCAGAAACAAAATGTATTACATGTAAGAGGTTGGAGATATATTTATCCCTGGGTAACACGTTGCTCCAGTCGTAAGTGTGATCTTCTGGATCTGTGAAATATTTTTCTACAAATGGATTTGTGTCCACGAAGAAAAACTCCACCATTCCTATAACCACCAAAACAATTATCAAATGGATTTTTGTACTCTACAAAGAGAAACAACCACAGGGAGCTAGCTTGTTCAATATTACTATAGCTCGAATTTCAAACTTAAATATGAGTTTAGACTTACCAAGGCAATGTATATTATGCAACAGTACATTTCTGTTTGAAGGCCAGTTTAAAAAAAAAAACAGTACATTTCTAAGTCAGAATCCAAGAAATCTTTTGTGTCTAATCCAACATTACCGTCATTAACCTAAATATAATGGATACATAAAAGGAAAAAGAAGAAGAAAAATGAACCTGAGCATAAGACAAAAGATCTGCGACAAAACCATCTCCAATCTTTTTGGGTAAGAACATGACTTAGTTGTGCTGAAACATTTCCTCTGTAATCATGGTTCCCCAAAACTGCAATAATATCAGAGTTTGAACCCACGTTTATTATTCAGAGATATCACAGATAAGTATTAGTCAATCATTAAAAGGATGTCTTTTTTTTTTGTGCGACTTCATTAAAAGGATGTCATATTACCAGAATACCACTGTTTTTGGAGACTAGGATGAGTGTAGATGTGAGAGAACGAGGCTTCAAAAGCAGGATCAGTGTCTCCTTTTAAACCGTCGTCATAGAAATTATCTCCTAGTGATATCACAAAATCTATGTCTAGTTGCTCTCCCACAATTCCCATCTGCCATTTTTCAAAAATCTATTATTATAAAAGAGTGTTTGCTTCACTCTCATGAAGCCACATAGAATGCCAGCTAGATAAGTTGGACTCTCTCGCTTCGACACGTGTCGCATAAGTATGAAACCCGGCGTTTCATTGCAGAAAAGAAACGAAGGTCGTCTCTTCCACTTCGTGCGATGGCGACTCGGCGCCGTTTGCGTTTCTTCCCACGATCTGAAACGTCTGAGTTAAGGCTTCGTGTTTAATCCCAGTGATTTACTCCCCCACATGTCGTCTTCAATACTTTGTTTCGATCTGAAAGGCGGTGTTTGTTCTGTATAAATATGTGTGAGTATTCATCTCCTTAATCTCATCTTATCTTCGTATCTCCTATATTTTTTGCCGGTGTGGACTTGCTCGGATCTCTCTTTGTCTGATGCCTCAGTGGTTCTGTGTTGGTACTCTATGCCCGTGGTGGAGGTTTTCTGGTCTGTTCTGGTATCTCTCTATGAACTTGGAAGCTTGAGCCTCTTCTCGCCTCTCTCGGTGGTGGTTTTGTGCCACCGAAGGTTTATTGCGGCGAGTAACCCTTGACGGTGGCTTATTCGTTTGTTTCTTTAAGGTTTTTGGTCGCTGGTTTACTCGTTGGACTTTGCCTCCACAGATCGTTCCTACTTTCTTTTTTTATTGATTATTTCATTATTCTCTTGAGTTCTTTTGTTTATCAATTTTAGCTAAACCTCTCTATGTTTTTTTGGTGTTTTATTTATTCTTACATGCAAGGACTGCAAATCTTCAACGGGTCAGAAGATTGTGAACTGAACCTGATCAACAAAAGCCAAGCTAATCACATGAGATATTTTGGTCAGGGTCAACAGCTGTGGCAAGTGGAATGTTTTTGCTTATAATTTCATCGTATATTTTTAAATTAAAACCTCAGATTGGAGACAAACTAAATTTATAAATGGAACTGTTCGTTTTGTCTTATCCTTGCAGGCTTGGATTGCAAACTTTTAAAAGAATGTTGTTCAAGCAGATGCGAAATAGAAGTATTCAGTCAGACATTTAGAGTTGTGTAGGAAGCATGTAGCTCACGATTTGTCTCACTTTTTAAAGGTAATTCTTTTGTCTTCTCTAATACATTGCAATATATGTCTCTAATTTGCTCTAGATTAATTATTATTTGGGTCTGATTAATATTTTATTTCTTAGATTTGGTGCAGTGCTCATGAATATGTAGAACCTAATGTGGTACTTGAGAGAGGACTCGAAAGCTTTCTTGATAAAGGTATTTTCCAGTTTCTTAGTTTAATGCTCAAAGCTTGACTTTTTTTTTTTTTTTTTTTGTAAACTGGCTACGGTGCAGAGACTTCATAGAAGAGTTATTGGCCAAAACAAAATTGTCATAGCTATTATCCTGGCGATCCTACGTCCATGTGTTGGGCTCGAGAACCCAAACCGCCAAATCCAATGTTATGAATTTCTTAAAAGTATTCTATGTACTTTATCTTTTGTGTAGTATTTCTTTTCATTCTACTTAATTCTACATATAAAATCACTTGGTTGTATTCGCTGAGAACATATTTGCAAACTGTGCATTTACATAATGTAGTTATCAGTTCTCATATTTTTCTTTTTTCCGGTGACAGTCAATAGTATTTCACCGTAATGCATTTAGATAATTCAGATTAGCCAAGTAAATAACTCTATGAAGCTAATTCTTCACAAGTTGAATAAATTTAACCCTAGATTTAATAACCAACAAAACGTTGGTAAGGGTTTCACAAGAGTATGGTTAGCCTCTACAAGGCATTCCAGGATTAATAAAATTAATAAATAACATCAGAATCATTCTATTAACAGTATTTTCAACAAAATGTTACTACCTAAACTTACCCAACAACAACTACATCATGCAACAACAACAAAAAATGAAAAATTGAGTTACTTCCCGCGGGAAGTATTTGGTATTTTCCGTTTCTTCGGATGATAAGATGGGTCAACTATTTGCTTCATTAGTTACAACAGTGGCACCTGCAGAATCCGCTATTGGATTAGCCATTTTTTTTATAACTTTCCGAGTCCAAGAGACTTTTGTTGTAAAATTTATTAATAGCATTCAAGGATAATATAAAATTATAGTAAAAAAAATGTTCTAACATGATATATATATGTATAGAGTAAATTATATTTTCGGTAAATCATAGTCTAATAAATCAGCAAAAATATCTTTTAAAAATACAGTAACTTTCTCTAACCATACAATAAATTAATTATATATAAGGAAGCCATTATTAAAACTATTCTAAATTTAATAAGTGAATTTTATTTTAGAAAACCTAATAAGTTATTGGGATAATATTTTTATTAAGTCCATAAATATAATAATATATAAAATATTCAGTCATATATTTATTTAAATATTGATAATTAAAATTATGTTTTGATTCTCTTTTTTAAACAAATAATTTTCAATTATGCTGAATTATATATTCATGTTCAATTATTAAAATATGTAAAATAAACAAAAAATACAGGTACATTCGATATATACAAAATATAAAATAAACAATGTTTTGAGTATTAAACTTTACCACAACAATAAAAACGCAAATCTACTTACTATATATAAAATTTTGAGCAAATATTTAGGAAAATGTATACCATTTTAATCATGAAAATCGTGTCATGCTAATATAAACTTTTAATTTCTAATAAGACTAATAAATAATAAATAATAAATAGGTTTAGTTTGATATATGCGAAGATGATATAAAATGTGTTCTCATTATAAAAACATTGCAAAAAAATAAAAATAATAACTAAAATAGTATAATGTCATAAAATATATTTGACAACAAATAAAAAAAACAAAAACAAGTTAGAAAAATAAACGAACATCAAACAAACGTTAAGTAAATAAATATAATACCTCTCATCACTTAAAATTTTCTACAAGACAAAAATCATTATTATACACATCTCTTGCAAATGAAAATCTAAAACACAAACCATAAAATCATACAAAAAATAAAAATCTAGATAACAAGTAAAATATATCCAGCCCGTAGGGCGGGCCAACCCTAGTTTATTATATAGATATTTTTTTGTAAGGACATTTGATCATGTTGAGGTTTTCTAGAATTTAACAATATCTGGCTGCACTAATTTTTTATATTAAATCTACAATAAAAGATAATATTGAATACCAAACAAAAGTCGTCGTAGTTAGGATATTTTAGATTTATTTATTTGTTTAGTTTTATTTTGAATCAGAACTTAAGCTTCTTTCTTTCTATCACTTAGGGAATATGCTTTGTAATGAAACGTATCAACTCTTCAATTACAAGGATATTTTCAGGAATATGTTGTTCAATTCCCCGAAAAAAATGATTTTTTAATCAATTCAATGTCTATGTATTGCGTAGAATGAATGACTTCCTTTTTCTTTTTTTGAGCAACGAATGAATTCCTATTATGAAGAATTGTACGCACCATACAAATAGCTGCCCAAAGGTTGAATGATTTAATGGAAAAAAACAAACAACCATACATATTAAAATAAAAACACGTTTCCACTAAAAATCAAACCTAATCATTTTGGTGGTATATACAGAACATAGTCCTGATATAAAATAGTGCATTTCTATCCTACAACCAAACATCAGAAACATCTATTGCATCCTTCAAGTTAATTTTAATCTTTTTTTCATTAACCATTCTGTTATTGTATTTGCAGCCTTGAACAGGCATGTATATGCTTTTACACTGTCGAACGTTGTAGTCGTGTTTTTCTTATATTACTGGTTACCTGATGAGCAACGAGAGATTGATTAAAACCTCCTTGTCGTCCCCAATCTCCGACGACCAGAATATTCAAAGAGCCATCGGATTTCGTCACCGGATGATCCAACCTTTCAAGCTTTGACAAAGAACCATTGAAGAAGATGCATAGAATAAGAAAAATCAAACGTACGCTGAACATCTTCATCTTAGTTCTTCTTAATTGTTTTCTCTGGTCTTAAGAAAATCAAGAAATCCAATGTTTATATTGAGAGAGAGAGAAGTCTAGGTGCCAATTAATATTAGATGAATTCGTAAGGAAATCATGGTCCATAAATTATTGAAGAAGTCATATAATCATTTTACTATGTAAATTAACAGGACTTTGAGTCTTTAAGGAAATTAAATACAATACAGCTTTTGCTTATGTAATATAATTATTTAAGGTCTGGGCGATGCTCGTGTATTTACGCGTTTACGTCAAAGTGTTTATCTTCCAGATTTTTTTCTATTCATTTCTAATTATGTACATATACTTTTCCCTATTCATGTATGATTGTATGGTATTATTCTTGGATATTTGATGCATGAATATAATCTTTGAGATTTTGAAATAACTAGTAAAATATCCTTGTGGCCATTTTAAAAATCACAAAAAATTAAATAATTTCAAATATCTAAATATAGTGGAATAATATACTACTAATAAATTATCCAAAATATTATACACACTTTAACCCAAAATCAAAAAGGCAGTGCGCCACGAGAACCATGCGTATCTGCTATGCATATAAGAAAATGAATGAAATAATAAACAAGTTAAGGGGATAGACATATGTCTTTAGTTTACATGTAAATTTCCCTGTCTCAAACTTTATTAGCTGGAATAGTCACACATCATAAAAAATGTTTATGTCACGTGAAAAACCACCACCAAATATAAAAACAATGAAATACTAATATGAATATTTGTTTCTCAACTTTTTGTAATCAGATCGTTTAGATATCCGTATAAATCCCCTTCTTATAAGTGTTCCATCGATGCAGAACGCGACCATATCCATCGTAAAAATCTACTCGCAGTTCTGCTTCCGATAGATAAACCGACATGAAACCTTGTCCATCGTAGTAAAACCTCATCTCTTGCGGGTTCCACTCATTCACATCCCCTTTCCACGCCTTTGACCCACCGCCACTTGTCATAAATTGTATTCCACTGGAGATAACACAAAACATGCGTACCGTTTTGTTTTTAACCTCTTACGTTACATATAGAATCCACAATTAATAGATGAATTGATTAATGCAAAGTATGAGTCACCTGTTAATGCTGCTTATGTGCTCCAAGCAATGATCATGCCCGTTTATGTACATATCCACTTCATTAGCCTAATTTTCAAGAAATCAAAGTCTTTCATGTTTAATATTACGCAGTTTGATTTTTATGATAGTAAAAGTTACCTCAAGGATAGGTAAAAGTTGCTTTTCAAGCTCTTTCGTGATACCGTGATGACCTGCACTTTTGATTGTGTGGTGACCTACCACTACTTTCCATTTCGCCACTGATTCATGAAATGACACATCGAGATCCTATAATTGTATATATCTTTGACAGAGTGATTATTTTTATCAATTTTTAATAAAAAAGATTTTAAAATAAGATAATGACTTAGAAATATCTATTAATACTATTTCAATATAGAATGTCAAAAAGCTAGGGTGTGAGAGAGTACAAAGTTGATTACCGCTAAGAGATTGTTAAGATACTTGTTTCTTGGTAATACGCCGCTCCAATCATAAACATGGTCCTTTGGTTCATCAAAATATTTATCTACGAACGGTGTTGTGTCTATGAAGAAAATATCGACGATATCTACAAAAAGGATAGTTTGAAGTAGTTATTATATATTTCAAAATGAAAATGATATTTACTTTCTGTTGTTAAGTTAATTACCGGCATTAACAACGTAAGATCTTAAACAAACCCATCGACAGTCCAAATCCTTCAGTATCGGGCTGAGTTGTGCATCGACGTTACCTCTATAATCATGATTTCCTAATACTGGTAGTAGATAGAAAAGAGTAAAAAAGTATTTGTAAAAACCTCGTTATAAAAAAGAAATATAAATGATATTTAGTTCAATTTGTTGTCTTAATTTCAGTTGGAAAATATAGCTTACTTACCATTATACCATGGCTTTTGTAAGCTGGGTGCTGTGTAAATATTGGTAAAAGAATCTTGAAATTGACAATCATATGGACTTGTTATTCCGTCATCGTAAAAGTTATCTCCAGTCGAAATCACGAAATCGATATTTAAATTCTTTCCTGTTTTTCCCATCTGAACAGAAAGAATTATATTTCCTCTGTTCTAAAATACTTAATGTTTTGGATGTACACGCAAAAATTAAAGTATACACTATTTTTTAAATAATAACACTAAAAATATAAATTAAAATTAATTCAGCCAATCCTTAAAAATAAGTATAAAACATCATTAATCACATAGTTTTCAATAAAACTAAAACTAATATAAACATATCAAACATAATCTCTTTTGAAACATCAAAAAATCTCCAAAACATCATCTATTTTGGAACGGAGGGAGTAGTAATCAATATTGATTAGTAAAGTAAATAAAAAAGGGTAATATATATGATATGAAAATAATAGAAAACAAAGATGACGTATACAAGTAGAAATAGAAGATGCAATGCAAATAATTTAAGATTATTAATTATCCCCGCAACATTTTATTTTTATGCAATTTTAGTGAATCCCATTAACACGCACAAAAGAAAAGTTGCGTAAATAACAAAAATATATAAAAACATCATTCTCCTCTCCAACCTGTTATTTAGACATCTAATTTTAAAATATCAAAATTTTAAATAAGACTGAAATTACGTTTTACATGCAATAGTCGGTTTATTAGTAATTGTTATTATTATTATCGGTTACTTCAATAGCCTGATCAGTAATTTACTCAAGAATGCATTAGACGTCAAGAAAACACAATATTACACGCTTCTCTCGCTTAAGATATCATATACTATTAACTATTATATGATTTATCTAATCATCTTCGTCTTTTCTTCTAATTCTTCTCAGTTCTCATATCAGTTCTAACCAGTAACCACGCCGTATAAAAGAACTTGAAATGAGCCAAATTAGAAACAAGGATGAAATATTGATTCTTGATAAGGCATACATATATATGTATATACCTATGTTTACGTACCTGAAGAGCTACTTGAGACTGATTGTAAGAACCTCTTCTTCCCCAGTCGCCGACAACGAGAAAACTGAGTGTACCATCGGATTTTGGTGGTTGCACCAACCGTCCTAGCTCCGCCCTGGAGTTATAGATCGATAATAAAATGATCAAACAGAAAACAGAAGATGAGAATTTTACGGGCTTATCTCTCATGGTCTCCATTGAGAGACGAGCTAGGGGGTGCTGGTGGTGGTGGATTTTTGTGTTGGTGTGGCTTTGTGTATTTATAGGACTTATGTGGACAGATTTTTAAAAAATTAATCAATGTAATGATTGTGAAGTTTGTACCTCATAAACGTGTATATGTTAGGTGTTTTTTTAAACTATATGTTAGGTATTTAAGAAAATTTATAGGATGTAATAGTCACTAGCTAAAAACGTTGATCAAATCTTTATTTCATAAACTCACTGCTTGATAGTTTTTTTTTTGTTTAACACTGATTGATAGTTTTACATAAAAAAAAGTTAAAAATCATCATGCTGCGAATGATGTAATAGTCACAAGTTATATATTTGTCTTTTTGTTTAGTGCTCGTCAAAACTTTATCATCATTCACCGCAAGATGTAATAGTCACAAGTTATGCCTCTCAATCGTCTAGATTATTCCTAATATTTTTTTAGAAATTATATATATAACGAATTTCCCTCAATATACTTTACAATAGAACTGCATAATTATTTGTAAATTACATTTAGATTAATATATCCACACATAGCTTTCTTTTGATTTCATAGAAGGCCAATTAAAAACATCATGATTGAAATTAAGGGCGTAAGTATGTTATTTAT is a genomic window containing:
- the LOC106305884 gene encoding purple acid phosphatase 7-like; translation: MKMFSVRLIFLILCIFFNGSLSKLERLDHPVTKSDGSLNILVVGDWGRQGGFNQSLVAHQMGIVGEQLDIDFVISLGDNFYDDGLKGDTDPAFEASFSHIYTHPSLQKQWYSVLGNHDYRGNVSAQLSHVLTQKDWRWFCRRSFVLCSGMVEFFFVDTNPFVEKYFTDPEDHTYDWSNVLPRDKYISNLLHDLDLEMKKSRATWKFVVGHHGIKTAGQHGVTQDLVDQLLPILEENKVDLYINGHDHCLQHIGSDSEIQFLTSGGGSKAWRGVILPWDPKELKLYYDGQGFMSLHITHSQTKFIYYDISGNVLHQSTLSKKSKTFGSYKRLFP
- the LOC106305883 gene encoding purple acid phosphatase 8 gives rise to the protein METMRDKPVKFSSSVFCLIILLSIYNSRAELGRLVQPPKSDGTLSFLVVGDWGRRGSYNQSQVALQMGKTGKNLNIDFVISTGDNFYDDGITSPYDCQFQDSFTNIYTAPSLQKPWYNVLGNHDYRGNVDAQLSPILKDLDCRWVCLRSYVVNADIVDIFFIDTTPFVDKYFDEPKDHVYDWSGVLPRNKYLNNLLADLDVSFHESVAKWKVVVGHHTIKSAGHHGITKELEKQLLPILEANEVDMYINGHDHCLEHISSINSGIQFMTSGGGSKAWKGDVNEWNPQEMRFYYDGQGFMSVYLSEAELRVDFYDGYGRVLHRWNTYKKGIYTDI